TGCTGAAACTCTTGTTAAATCAAGCTTTTTAGCTAAATCTCTTTCAAAGAAATCCTTTACTTCTTTAATTGCAATCTCTGTTTCCATGATATCTAACTTTGTCTTATACATAATACTACCTCCAATTTTTTTATAAAAATAAAAAACTCTTAACATCTCCATTAGCGGAAATAGTTAAGAGTTCTAATTTAACATTATATAATACATCTACTTAAAGATGCACATAAATAAATTTACTTAAATCAAATAAATCTACCTAAATTAAATTTAAATTCTTTTTTATTTCAAGATAACGGAAATTATTCATCACAAATTTCAATAAATTATTATTGTTATTATTGTTATTATTATTACAATTATAATTATTATTATTGAAATTTATAGACATAACTTCCTCCTCTTTTTAAAAATTTATTTTTATTATTGGACTAATAATAAAACTTTTTTGTAAAAATGTCAAGTTTTTTTTATAAAATTTCTACATCTGCTGAAACTTTATAAATAACGTCTTTTCTTTCTACAAATATTTCAGTTTTATTTTTTAAATTTTCTTCTGTTTTTATTTTTAACAATAACTCTCTCGATGGGTTTATAGCTCTAGGATGTCCTACAAGATTAAGCATACTATAGTCTCCATTCGTGTCTCCATATGCATAGCTTTCTGCTAAATCAATATCATATTTTTCACAAAAATTGTTTATTGCTATCATTTTATTTTTCGAATCCCACATTGGTGAAATATCCCCTGAAAGCTTTCCATCTTCAAAATGATATATTGATCCACAGTAGTCATCTGCTCCCCATTTTTTAGCCATTCTTGAAACTAAAAAATCTGGACTTCCAGAGATAAAAATTACTTTATGTCCTTGTTCTTTATGCCATTTTATCATATCTCTTGTAAATTTATATACTCTATTTCCTTTCAACTCTAATACTTGATCAGAAATAAAATCATTATACTGAAGTGATAGTCCCTTTATTGCATCTACATATGTTGTTGTTATCTCTTCTAAATATTTATCATAATCCCCAACTCTTTCATCCCATTTCTTAAAAGCATCTTTTACTTTTAACTCGTACTCTCTTATATCAAGTAATTCATACTTTATTAGTTTTTTAAAATGTTCTGTTAATAATGAATTTCTATAAATTGTTCCATCAATATCAAAAAATGCTGCTTTCATAATTATACCTCCTGCGAGTCTGCTATTATAATTCTTTTACTGTTTCAGCAATCCATTTACAAAATCTTTCTCCTGTTTGGTTTGCTATTTCTACAACCTCTTCATGTGAATGTGGTTTAGTAGCTATTCCAGTAGCCATATTAGTTATACAAGATATTCCCAATATTTTAATTCCTAAATAATTAGCTACTATTGATTCTGGAACTGTAGACATTCCAACTGCTGATGCTCCCATTGTCATCATCATTTTCACTTCTGCAGCTGTTTCATATGTTGGACCTGAAGACCCTAAATATACTCCCTCTTCAAATTCAATATTCAATCTGTTAGCTACATCTTTAGCTTTTACAATTAAATCTTTATTGTATGTTTCTGACATATCTGGGAATCTTGGTCCAAACCTTTCGTCATTTGATCCAATTAATGGATTTGTTCCAAAAAAGTTTATATGATCATTAATTATCATTAATGTTCCTGGCTTAAAATCTCTATTTGCTCCACCTGCTGCATTACTCACAATCATTGTCTCTATTCCAAATTTCTTAAATACATATTGAGGATAAGTAACCTCTTTCATATTATACCCTTCATAGTAGTGAAATCTTCCTTTCATTACTAAAACTTCAACATTATTTATTGTACCAAAAACTAATTCTCCTGCATGTCCTGCTACTGTTGAAACTGGAAAGTTTGGAATATCTTTATATGGTATTATAACCTTATTCTCAACATATTCTACTAATCCACCTAACCCAGATCCTAAAATTATTGCTATTTTAGGTCTATTTATAACCTTAGAATTTAAAAACTCTACCGTTTCCATTACTTTATTATACATATATTTTCTCCCCTTTATTTTAGATAAAAAGGGTAGATCCCTCCACCCTTGTATTGCTTCACTATTAGAAAGTTATTTTTGAAATTGTTTCATCTAATCTTACTTTTTCCTCTTTTAACTCTCTCATTAGCTTATCTACAATCTCTTGGCAACTTAAAGCTTCTTTTACTAACCCTGCAACTTGTCCAGACATAACACTTCCATTTTCTACATCTCCATCTACAACCGCTAATCTAAGCTTCCCTTTTCCTAAATCCTCAATTTCCTGTTTTGGAGCTCCTTTTACTTCTAATTCTAAAATTGCTTTAGCAAATTTATTATTCAATACCCTAACAGGGTGTCCTGTATAATTTCCAGTCGTAACTGTTGATCTATCTTTAGCTTTTAATACTAAATTTTTATAATTTTCGTGAACATCACATTCATGAGCTACGATAAAGATAGTTCCCACTTGAACTGCTTCTCCACCTAAAGCTAATGCTGCTAAAAATTGTTCTCCACTAGCAATTCCTCCAGCAACTACAACTGGTATAGAAACTTCTCTTGCAACTTGTGTAGCTAAAGACATTGTTGTTATTTCCCCTATATGTCCACCTGCTTCTAATCCTTCTGCTACAACTGCGTCTGCTCCTATTTTTTCCATTCTTTTTGCTAATGCCACAGATGCTACAACTGGTATTACCTTTATTCCTGCTGCTTTTAATTTTTCCATATATACTCCAGGATTTCCAGCACCTGTTGTTACTACTTTAACTCCCTCTTCTATGCAAACATCTATTTGTTCAGCAACACTTTCCATCATTAACATTAAATTAACACCAAAAGGATTATCCGTTATAGACTTTGCCTTCTTAATTTCTTGTCTTAATATCTCTGGAGGCATTCCTCCACCTGCTATTATCCCTAATCCACCTGCTTTAGACACATGTCCTGCTAAGTTTCCATTTGATATCCACGCCATCGCTCCTTGGATAATCGGATATTTAATTCCTAATAATTCACATATTCTATTTTTTTGCATCTTCTTTCCTCCCAAAATTAAGAATTAACATCTATTGACCTTAACTCTTGTCTCAGCTTTAAAAATTTCTCAAAAGTTTCTTTTGAACTATTTATTATTAAATCCTCTGGATAATTTACTTCTTCTAATAGTTCAATAGCTCTTTGAAACTCTCCTATATGACCAGAATAATGAGCATCTGTTCCTAAAGATATGTAACATCTCTCTTTTTTTGCTAGTTCCAGCATTTTTTTACAGTTTTTCTTTGAACCAACTCTTGTGATTGTTCCTAAGGAAGTATTATTAACTTCTAAAGCTACATTATTTTCTTTAGCTACTTTTACTATTCTCTCATAGTCTACTGGAAAAATTGGATTTCCCAGATGAACTATTATATCAGCTTTTTGCTTTTTTATCAAATTCAATATAGCTGTTGTGTTTTTCTCAATATTACTTATATCTCCATACTCATCTACAGTATGGAAACCAGCTAAAACTAACTCCATTTTTTCATAAATTTTTTGATTTATATCTAACGTCCCATTTTCATCTAGTATATTAGCTTCCACACTTTTTATTACCCTTACACCTTCTATTATATCAGGAAGAATAGCTATATTTACAAGATGCCACCAATGTGGAGTATCTTGCAAAGCCGGTCCATGGTTAGTTATCGCTATTATATCCATATTTTTTTTTGCTGCTGCTTTTATATTTTCTTCTAATGTACTAAATGCATGAGGATTTACATTTGTATGTATATGTAAATCAATTTTATATTCTTTCATTTTATATGTCCTCCATAAATTTATACAAATATCGTATATAAAATATTTGCAACTACTCCTGCGACAATTCCTCCAATTGTATGACTAAAAATAGCCTTACCCGTTAATTTTCTATACCCTAGACTATCCATCATAGCAACATGAGTACTTAAATATCCACTCCATGTCATTCCCATGGCTGTAAAAACAGCAATCTCTCTTGACGTTATAGCTTTATCAATAATAAACTGAGGAACTAATCCTAAGGCAGCTCCTACAGCTCCTAATGATGTTATTGGAAACGCTAATGCTTTAGCACTTGTAAAACCAAATAAAGGCTTTAAAATAAATTGTAACTTTTCTCCTATATATGGTAGTAAAGCTATACCTTGATAAGCTTCTCCCGTATATCCTTGAGCTCCCGGTCCATTAGTTAATAATAGCACTGTGGTACAAATTATTAAAACTCCAGGTATTATCTCCATACCCATTTGTACTCCATTTTTTCCACCTTCTAAAAGTGCCTCTAGTAATCTTTCAAGTATATTTCCATCTCTAATATCTCTGTATTCAAAAAAATCAGAAACTGTAGATCCATCTTCTAAATCTTCTTTTGTTTCATGAAAAACTTTTTTAGTAAAATTAATCATCAGATTTACACTTACAATACTTCCTACAAAAGCTCCTAAATTTCCTAAAATAACTGGAAATACTAAGTTTTCATTCATACTTCCACTTTGTGCGATCATAAATGTAGAAACTATAAATCCCATTCCAAAAGATGTTCCTAAATTTGTTAAAGCTGGTAATTGGTATTTTTTAAAATATTTAGTAAAACCTTTATCTGCAGATAAGCTCAATATTGCTGGATTATCAGAAATATATGTTGTTAAAATTCCCAATGCAGCAGCTCCAGGTAACCTATATAATGGTTTCATCAATGGTGATAATAATTTATTTAATATAGCAATTACTCCAAACTCTGATAAAATGCCTGCAAATGCTCCTGCTATAACCGATACTCCCATTATGAAAAACACTGTATTTAACAATAAATCATGTGCAGTTTTTATTATGGTGTTAATCATATTAATTCCACCCATTTTACTAGATGCTAAATAGATTAATGTAGAAAGTATTGCAATACACACAACGCCCTCTAAACCCATAGCTTTTTTTCTTCTTGATTTTTTTGCATCCATATTTTTTTCTCCTCTTTATCTCTTTACTACCCTATAGAATATCCTAATTTTTATTATTTTTCAATTTTTTTTATAGGAATATATATATCTACTATACCTCCAAAGCCAGTTTCAAGAGGAACAACTACTTCATTTCCAATCTCTATCGAATCACCAACTATTTCATATTGATTATCTTTTATAAATTTATATAAATTTTCATAGGTCAATTTAATCATATCAAAAGTTGCTTTATGTCTTAACATTACACAATTTTGACTTTTCAAAATCTCTTCACCTACTATTGAATATCCATCAGAAATATGTATGCCAATCTTATCTAAAAGAAGTTTTGATCCTTCATATAAATTATCTTTTTTAACTGTTGATATATATATTATTTCTTTTATCCCATTTTTATTGCCTAACCTTTGTAATTTATCATAAGTTTCTGCAATCTCTTTTTCATCCAGTGGATTTTTTATTTTTATAAAATAAACTTTTTTTTCTTTTTGTAAAACAACTTTAACTTTTTCTTCTAAGTTAATCTGCATATCTTTTAAACATTCTATTTTTTCATTTATAGTATTTTTACTTTTTACTAATTCATTTATTTTTCTATCAATATCATGAATTTTTTCTTCTAAAAATTTTATATTTTCTAAAGGTTTTTTCACTTTTATATATTTTTTTATTTCATCTAAAGAAAATCCTGCTTCTTTTAAAGTTAAAATAAAAAACAAATCCCAAATTTGAGAATTTGAATAATATCTATAGCTATTTTCTTCATCTATATATTCTGGAATTAATATCCCTTTTTTATGATAAAAAATAAGTGTTTGTTTAGAAATATTTACAATCTTAGCTAATTCAGAAATTTTATATCTATTTTTCATATTTTCTCCTTGACATTATACTTAAGTATATAGTTTATAATATCACATATAGATATTTATTAATATTATTTTATAGAGGAGAAAAAATGGTACAAAATATTACTCTTGAAAATGGATGTGTAAAAAAATTATTTTTTAAATTTGCAATACCTAGTATTTTAGGAATGCTCATTGTTTCTTTACAAATTATGGTCGATGGACTATTTTTGAGTAAAGGTGTTGGATCAAATGGATTAGCAGCAGTTAATCTTTCTATGCCACTTATTAACCTTTTACTTAGTATTGCTCTTATGATTTGTATTGGAGGAGGTGTTCTTGTGGGAATAGCTTCTGGAAATAAAGATTATGATAGGGCTAAAGGTTTAACTAGCTTAACTTTGATTTTACTACTATCAGTATTATTAATTATCTCAATCG
This genomic window from Cetobacterium sp. NK01 contains:
- a CDS encoding purine-nucleoside phosphorylase, which translates into the protein MYNKVMETVEFLNSKVINRPKIAIILGSGLGGLVEYVENKVIIPYKDIPNFPVSTVAGHAGELVFGTINNVEVLVMKGRFHYYEGYNMKEVTYPQYVFKKFGIETMIVSNAAGGANRDFKPGTLMIINDHINFFGTNPLIGSNDERFGPRFPDMSETYNKDLIVKAKDVANRLNIEFEEGVYLGSSGPTYETAAEVKMMMTMGASAVGMSTVPESIVANYLGIKILGISCITNMATGIATKPHSHEEVVEIANQTGERFCKWIAETVKEL
- a CDS encoding HAD family hydrolase; the protein is MKAAFFDIDGTIYRNSLLTEHFKKLIKYELLDIREYELKVKDAFKKWDERVGDYDKYLEEITTTYVDAIKGLSLQYNDFISDQVLELKGNRVYKFTRDMIKWHKEQGHKVIFISGSPDFLVSRMAKKWGADDYCGSIYHFEDGKLSGDISPMWDSKNKMIAINNFCEKYDIDLAESYAYGDTNGDYSMLNLVGHPRAINPSRELLLKIKTEENLKNKTEIFVERKDVIYKVSADVEIL
- a CDS encoding nitronate monooxygenase, giving the protein MQKNRICELLGIKYPIIQGAMAWISNGNLAGHVSKAGGLGIIAGGGMPPEILRQEIKKAKSITDNPFGVNLMLMMESVAEQIDVCIEEGVKVVTTGAGNPGVYMEKLKAAGIKVIPVVASVALAKRMEKIGADAVVAEGLEAGGHIGEITTMSLATQVAREVSIPVVVAGGIASGEQFLAALALGGEAVQVGTIFIVAHECDVHENYKNLVLKAKDRSTVTTGNYTGHPVRVLNNKFAKAILELEVKGAPKQEIEDLGKGKLRLAVVDGDVENGSVMSGQVAGLVKEALSCQEIVDKLMRELKEEKVRLDETISKITF
- a CDS encoding phosphatase; the encoded protein is MKEYKIDLHIHTNVNPHAFSTLEENIKAAAKKNMDIIAITNHGPALQDTPHWWHLVNIAILPDIIEGVRVIKSVEANILDENGTLDINQKIYEKMELVLAGFHTVDEYGDISNIEKNTTAILNLIKKQKADIIVHLGNPIFPVDYERIVKVAKENNVALEVNNTSLGTITRVGSKKNCKKMLELAKKERCYISLGTDAHYSGHIGEFQRAIELLEEVNYPEDLIINSSKETFEKFLKLRQELRSIDVNS
- a CDS encoding MerR family transcriptional regulator, which codes for MKNRYKISELAKIVNISKQTLIFYHKKGILIPEYIDEENSYRYYSNSQIWDLFFILTLKEAGFSLDEIKKYIKVKKPLENIKFLEEKIHDIDRKINELVKSKNTINEKIECLKDMQINLEEKVKVVLQKEKKVYFIKIKNPLDEKEIAETYDKLQRLGNKNGIKEIIYISTVKKDNLYEGSKLLLDKIGIHISDGYSIVGEEILKSQNCVMLRHKATFDMIKLTYENLYKFIKDNQYEIVGDSIEIGNEVVVPLETGFGGIVDIYIPIKKIEK